The Triticum aestivum cultivar Chinese Spring chromosome 7B, IWGSC CS RefSeq v2.1, whole genome shotgun sequence genome window below encodes:
- the LOC123162207 gene encoding beta-1,2-xylosyltransferase XYXT1 produces MKVPLPVRSKSFKKSRGASCSLPLLLLIGAVQFLVIGKPFPSLLMDSSTRRAFFNLAEEEFIPEPQVSCDFNDTRSDYCEMAGAIRIRGSTSEVFVMTPRRGTTAGDVVGDNATWIAANATSWKMQPYTRKGEARIMNGITAVTVRLADADEAPACEVMHDVPAVVYSNGGYCGNYYHDFNDNIIPLFITTRHLGGEVQLLVKQKQAWWFGKYGEIVDGLTRHEALDLDGDARVHCYRRAFVGLPSHKDLSIDPRRAPNNVSMVDFKRFLMWRYALPREHAIRTDDEVVGGRRPRLLIITRRSRRRFMNLEEIVAAAEELGFEVTASDLMSPPKKQGGEADVVGDGGQARMADASATVNAFDVMLAVHGSGLTNLVFLPMNAVVIQVVPLGRMEGLAMDEYGVPPRDMNMRYIQYNITAEESTLSELYPRGHPVFLDPGPIHKQSWSLVKDIYLGKQDVRLDMARFRPVLQKALDLLR; encoded by the exons ATGAAGGTCCCTCTCCCTGTGAGGAGCAAGAGCTTCAAGAAGAGCAGGGGAGCCTCATGCAGCCTCCCCCTGCTGCTGCTCATTGGGGCCGTCCAGTTCTTGGTGATCG GCAAGCCTTTTCCGTCGCTCTTGATGGATAGCAGCACGAGGAGGGCCTTCTTCAATCTCGCAG AGGAGGAATTCATCCCGGAGCCACAAGTGAGCTGCGACTTCAACGACACGAGATCCGACTACTGCGAGATGGCCGGCGCCATCCGCATCCGCGGGAGTACGTCGGAGGTGTTCGTCATGACCCCTCGCCGCGGCACCACCGCCGGGGACGTCGTCGGCGACAACGCGACGTGGATCGCCGCCAACGCCACGAGCTGGAAGATGCAGCCGTACACGCGCAAGGGGGAGGCGCGCATCATGAACGGCATCACGGCGGTCACGGTGCGGCTGGCGGACGCCGACGAGGCCCCCGCGTGCGAGGTGATGCACGACGTGCCGGCCGTGGTGTACTCCAACGGCGGCTACTGCGGCAACTACTACCACGACTTCAACGACAACATCATCCCGCTCTTCATCACCACGCGCCACCTGGGCGGCGAGGTGCAGCTGCTGGTGAAGCAGAAGCAGGCGTGGTGGTTCGGCAAGTACGGCGAGATCGTGGACGGGCTGACGAGGCACGAGGCGCTGGACCTCGACGGCGACGCGCGCGTGCACTGCTACCGGCGCGCCTTCGTGGGGCTGCCTAGCCACAAGGACCTGAGCATCGACCCGCGCCGCGCGCCCAACAACGTGTCCATGGTGGACTTCAAGCGCTTCCTCATGTGGCGGTACGCGCTGCCCCGGGAGCACGCGATCCGGACGGACGACGAGGTGGTGGGCGGGCGgaggccgcggctgctgatcatcaCGCGGCGGTCGCGGCGGCGGTTCATGAACCTGGAAGAGATCGTGGCCGCGGCGGAGGAACTCGGGTTCGAGGTGACGGCGTCGGACCTGATGTCGCCGCCCAAGAAGCAGGGCGGCGAGGCGGACGTGGTGGGCGACGGCGGGCAGGCACGGATGGCGGACGCGTCGGCGACGGTGAACGCGTTCGACGTGATGCTGGCGGTGCACGGGTCCGGGCTGACGAACCTGGTGTTCCTGCCGATGAACGCGGTGGTGATCCAGGTGGTGCCGCTGGGGCGGATGGAGGGGCTGGCCATGGACGAGTACGGCGTGCCGCCGCGGGACATGAACATGCGGTACATCCAGTACAACATCACGGCGGAGGAGAGCACGCTGTCGGAGCTGTACCCTCGCGGCCACCCGGTGTTCCTCGACCCCGGCCCCATCCACAAGCAGAGCTGGTCGCTCGTCAAAGACATCTACCTCGGCAAGCAGGACGTCCGCCTCGACATGGCCCGGTTCCGGCCCGTGCTCCAGAAGGCGCTCGACCTCCTCCGGTGA